The Stappia sp. genome window below encodes:
- a CDS encoding invasion associated locus B family protein yields the protein MIFARRPFLRTRARRAGPLALALAAGLALAGASAVEAQQAGGAQGGSDGARNWVMQCGEAQGDAPRRCRVVQNIVLQETNQRLLTVVVEPREGAENHALVLALPHGVFLPAGASIAVDDGEPSALVIQTSDANGAYAGTAISDDLLASLKKGSRMTVAFKTAQRKDLAVPVSLIGFTAAYDQLN from the coding sequence ATGATTTTCGCTCGCCGACCATTCCTTCGCACCCGAGCGCGTCGCGCCGGCCCCCTGGCGCTTGCGCTCGCCGCCGGTCTCGCATTGGCGGGCGCGAGCGCGGTAGAGGCCCAGCAAGCGGGGGGCGCGCAGGGCGGGAGCGACGGCGCGCGCAACTGGGTGATGCAATGCGGCGAGGCGCAGGGCGACGCGCCCCGGCGGTGCCGCGTGGTGCAGAACATCGTTCTTCAGGAGACCAACCAGCGCCTGCTGACGGTCGTCGTCGAGCCGCGCGAGGGCGCGGAAAACCATGCGCTCGTGCTGGCCCTGCCGCATGGCGTCTTCCTGCCGGCGGGCGCCTCGATCGCGGTGGACGACGGCGAGCCTTCCGCCCTCGTCATCCAGACGAGCGATGCCAACGGGGCCTATGCCGGAACGGCGATCAGCGACGATCTTCTCGCGTCCCTGAAGAAGGGGAGCCGCATGACGGTCGCCTTCAAGACGGCGCAGCGCAAGGATCTCGCCGTGCCCGTGTCGCTGATCGGCTTCACCGCCGCCTACGACCAGCTGAACTGA